DNA from Krasilnikovia cinnamomea:
CCGGGCACGCCGAGGTGGTGCTCGGCACGGCCACGGGGCGGCTGCGCTGGGCCGCCAGCCATCTCGCGTTCTCGCTGCTCGGCCCGACCGTGCTGCTGGTCGTGGCCGGTCTGGTCGAGGGCCTGGTGTACCGGGCGGTGGGCGGGGACGTCGCGCCGACGGTCGCGCTGGGTGGGGCGCTCGCCCAGCTCCCGGCGGTCTGGGTGCTGGCGGCCGTGGCGCTGCTGCTGTTCGGGGTGCTGCCCCGGCTGGCCCCAGCGGCGTGGGGGGTGCTGGCGGCGTGCGCGCTGATGCTGCTCGTGGGCACCACGTTGCAGTTCGACCAGTGGGTGCTTGACCTGTCGCCGTTCACGCACATCCCGCACCTGCCGGGCGGGGACGCGTCCGTCACGCCGCTGGTGGTGCTCACGGCGGTGGCCGTGGCACTCGGCGCCGCCGGACTGTACGGCCTGCGCCGCCGCGACATCCCGGTGGGCTGACCGCCCACGGTGGACCTTTGCCCCGCCGCCCGTTCAGCAGGCGGCGGGTGCGGCGGCCGCCACGGCGCGGGTCGACCAGGCCATCGCGTCCATGCACTTGGTCGTCAGGTCGGGGGAGACCGGCACCTCGGTCGGCTCGACCACATCGCCGTGCTCGTACGCCTGCACCGTGCGCAGCACACCGCCCAGCCGCCCGGCACCGTTCACCAGCGCCTCGGTCACCTCGGCCGCCAGTGGCAGCTGACGGGCCATGACGGCCGGGGTCACGTTCAGCAGCTCGGCCACGCCCACGATCAGCCCGGCCATGAACGCGGCCTCCGGCGCCACCGAGGCGTCCCCGGCCACGTTCTCGCACAAGCGGGCCCGGGTCAGCGCGCTGATCAACTGATCCTCGGTCGCCTCGGCCACATCGTCGATGACCATGAGCATCGCCCACTGCCGGATGTGCGAGAGGCCGATCATGACGACGGCCTGGCGTACGGACGAGATGCGGGTGGCGCTGGCCGCGGCGGCGGAGTTGCTGGCCCGCAGCACCCGCAGCGACAGGGCCGGGTCCGTGGCGATGATGCTGTGCACCCGTTCCAGGTCGGCGTCGGCGGCGGACAGCGCGCTGAGCAGTTCGAGCCGGCGGATCCGCGACGGCGACAGGCTGCGGGCGGTGAGCACCTGGGGGCGGCTCAGCGCGTACCCCTGGCGCAGTTCGAGACCGAACCGGTCGGCGAGCTCGACCTGCTCGGCGGTCTCCAGCCGCTCGGCCACGATCTGCAGGCGGGGCCGGCGGCGGCAGGCCGCCACGATCTCCTCCAGCCGGGACAGGTCACCGTCGAGCAGGTCGAGTTTCACGTACGAGGCGAGGTCGAGCAGGCGTTCGTGCCCGGAGCCCCAGACGAAGTCGTCCAGGGCGATGCGGTACCCGGCGGCCACGAGCTCGGTGATGCCCGCGATGACGGCGTCGTCGACCTCGACCGTCTCCAGCACCTCCAGCACCACCTGCTCGGGGCCGAACGGCAGGGTCAGTTCGCCGGTGAGGAACTCCTGGGTCACGTTGATGAAGCACAGCCGGTCACCCACGACCTCGCGGATGCCGAACTCGGTGAACGCGTTCACGATGACCTTGCTCGTCGCGTACGTGTCGCGGTGGCCCGCGGCGACGGCGTCGACGCTGCCCCGGAACAGCAGCTCGTAGGCGACCACGCCACCGAGCCGGTCGAATATCGGCTGACGGCCGACGTGGACGGGCTGGGTGCCGGACAACGCGCGGGCCACCGAGG
Protein-coding regions in this window:
- a CDS encoding EAL and HDOD domain-containing protein, with protein sequence MNPSVARALSGTQPVHVGRQPIFDRLGGVVAYELLFRGSVDAVAAGHRDTYATSKVIVNAFTEFGIREVVGDRLCFINVTQEFLTGELTLPFGPEQVVLEVLETVEVDDAVIAGITELVAAGYRIALDDFVWGSGHERLLDLASYVKLDLLDGDLSRLEEIVAACRRRPRLQIVAERLETAEQVELADRFGLELRQGYALSRPQVLTARSLSPSRIRRLELLSALSAADADLERVHSIIATDPALSLRVLRASNSAAAASATRISSVRQAVVMIGLSHIRQWAMLMVIDDVAEATEDQLISALTRARLCENVAGDASVAPEAAFMAGLIVGVAELLNVTPAVMARQLPLAAEVTEALVNGAGRLGGVLRTVQAYEHGDVVEPTEVPVSPDLTTKCMDAMAWSTRAVAAAAPAAC